In Fusarium falciforme chromosome 9, complete sequence, the sequence cctcttattataataatattaccttaagagaggccttataaataataatataaaaaaagtatttaataaagataaatattaaataatgaataatattattttatttttttatataataattatattttttatttattaaagtataaataaaaaaaataaaaagattaataaagaatttataagaattatattatcttaaagggaaaaaccttttttattaattcctagaGATAAAAGCaatataagactaagagaattattagctatagctctcttaagttatatttactaataagatatattatttctttcttaatattttttagttagatttaaaataattatcttaataatttaagaaaaactcttattatattataagttaataagcctaaggaatattaatttatatttataaacaataaatataattatatatataataataataacttagctagatattacctttataataaatagacttataaggtttaattaaaacttaggcccttaatattataaggctattaattaagtcttatagtatGTATTTTACATTAGAGATTTCTCTTTTAGGTTTAAGGTAAACTAGGGATCTAAGAAAGATATActccttatagctataaatataagctttatgaataatataaaaaataaaaagagcttttaagtatttattataagactatttaaaaaaataagtaccTAGAgggtaaataaaaaaaatataattataatcttaattactaagataaagatattagctcTCTCTTAAGCTACTAAAGAGAGTAtctttataagctatatatttttttccCTTAGGGTTAactttataagcttaattacttagtaaggcctaataatactaattaaaattataatttaatataataattaatatataatttactttattaaaataaagttaatttatttatatataaagctctattatataaatatatataattattgaTTAtggaaaaaaattaaaaaaaaaagaattaaaataaaatatatcttattaaataagcttattattaatagcttaataaaaattcttttattaaatatgtTTAGATATTTGTATACTTAACTTAGCTTAGAAGATATCTTAGTAAGGctataaagagaaaaaaactaagcctaagtaaataaataaaaaggcaaaaaagtaaaaagctattaatttttataacctatagatttaattaagaggcctaataagaaagataaattattaggctatttagctaagactataagctatagaaataggcttataattattattaatttagggCTTAAAGAGAaacttcttaataatattaatacctctaagaaggtatattaagtaattaaataaaaaatataacatatattataaaattattaaaaaaagaaaataaggctAATgtgtattaataataaaagataaaaacctaaaaaataattaaaaaaaaaataattaattagctacttaataataagattaaaagcctatagtattagttagctataaatctataagaaaataaatataaaatattaggAGATTATTAAAAGGATTATTAGcctaggggttattattattcctattaatctaataatactaagttaaaTAACCTTAAGGGGTAAGGCCTAAAGTGGcctatttataagtattataaataaaaggcttcttaatatataaaataaaataattaggtattaaattattttaataattagctaattattaagtaaagctaagattaatgttaagaataagcttatttatattaatctccttaagataaaaggtatttttataattatttaagtataagatagcctccttaagtatataagctaattagcctttaattatatataataagataataattattacttaagattaaatattaaaaagggaaaaattaatatttacttagactaatttaatttaaactaaaagaaatcttaaaaaaaatatattaattatataaaaagaaatattaataattaccttaagaatattagcttttaaagtattattttagtttttaaaataactttaattaaagtaaataaaataaatataattaattatttaaaaattaacttttaagctaatttataattaatttaaataaaagctatatattaaaatttaataataagattaattattactaaaaataatgtattatttataaagattttttatagccttttaatatatttaggttaTAACTAAGAGCTCTGAGGgaatttataagaaattaataaataaaaaaataaaaaaaaacctttatatttattatattatatgtcttataattatataaaatataaatctttagtttattattaataatatatattaaaataaaatcttaataagcctaaggaatataataaaaataaaatattatattaataatataattaataaaaatataattaagattaataattaaataagttaatttaataatataaataaaaagaaaaaatatattaaaaaattaaaatatagaaattataaaaattaataaatattaagaaaggcctcttataataagaaacctacttaggtattaagtaatctaagcttataataaagataaagtgaataaaataaaagaaataaaagttcCTTAGCCTAGGTCTTAAAGACATAAAGGCCTAAGaaaatacttagatattattaggcCTTACTTAAAGgccctttaataaaagaagctatttacagataattataatagtattaaggtAATACCCTTTTTGCTAAAGAGGTACATTAAATTagaccttatataatagcttagagggtaattatatatataaatagctagctaagtaATCTCTAGATTTATAGTAACCTAGGCCTAATTAGgaatctcttattatagcctaaaagggaaaaaggGATTATGATtaggaataataatataagtaatatatataaattaaggtaatccATATAGATAGccctaatttataatagatataataggctatttaattaaaactcTACTAAGATCTATTAGGAAAGGATATCTAGTTAAAGAGGCACCTCTTTTTTCTAACCcctctttataattactactataatataattccccttaggctatatataaaagatatattactactaggagtatataatatatagcatagcctattagtaatataataataattagtaatattataaggtaataggGTTTTTACTTAGGTATAGTAAATagaattataagtaatatttaaactatatataaatatctaagtaatatattacttttattagattaagagaataaatataaaaagacatactaatatatttagactAGAGTAAGGCTAAGGATAAATGCATTAAAGCCTAGGTCAATAAGGAGATTAGTAATAATCTCCTAGAaaataagagatttaaaagaatataaaatgagataataaagagctataagctttatatacaGAGACTAGCTAGAcggaataatatatactagttaaaatatagcttatttataatataatacatTTTCTGTTCaagcttttatatagtaGAACGAGTGAAGAGTGAAGAAAgttggatggatgaatgAAAGGATCTGAGCGCCATTTTGGGAGCTTAGTTAGGCGCCGCGCCTAGGCGCCCACCTATTAGTCGCCTATCAAAGGCATTGATGCTTGGCCGAGTCCACCCCGACTGGACACAACCAGGCCGTTAAGGTTTCTGAGGTAGCGAGTGGCGTCCCCGTTCTCACTACCAATCTGGGCTAGGCATGAGTCATGTAACTCATACGAGCCAAATCTTACGGAGCACCGGCCAAGCTCTGTGAATTCTGAGACTCCACGAGAAGCACTCGCCTATTTGAAAGCATCACACGAGCCTCTGTAACCCCCCCCCGGACTCTGCACCCCAATTCTGGACAAAGTTCCCCTCAAAGGCAACCCCGGATTTCATGGACGATCAGCAGGATTTCTAGAGGGTTGCCTCTGCAACTCAAAGCGTCTTGCTATGATCAAGgagtataaataattacctcCTCAGACGCCCTATCGCCATGTCCTGCAGTGGCACTTATCACTAGATCATCTCGAGCACAGTATCATCAATCTTGGCAACGGCCCATTCTGAATTCTTTCGACACAACACTCCTCCTTTCTTCTTGACTCTCGAGCCATCATGTTTGGCAAGTCGAAAGGAGCCCATGCGAACCGCTCCGCCGTTGGCGAGGACCTTGCTCGCGTTCTCCCCGACGATGGTCCCTGGTACAAAAAGAAGCATCTATTGTTGCTCAACGGGTACGCCATCAGCGTGGGACTTCTCTCGGCAGCAAACGGATACGATGGAAGTATGACTGACCAACGTCCCCCCAATTGGCTAGCCTTTAACCTAACTTCGTAGGTATGATGAACGGCCTGATGGCTCTGCCTCAATGGTTCGAGTTTATGGATCATCCAGCCGGCGCGTGGCTCGGAttcatcaacgccatccaAGCCCTCTCCTCCACCCTCGCATACCCGGTCATCGCATACTTCGCCAACCGCTGGGGCAGAAAGAAAGGTCTTTTTGTGGGATACTTCTTTCTCTGCCTCGGATCTCTGCTCCAAACCTTCACTCCGAATCCAACCGGCTTTATCATCAGCCGCTTCTTTCTGGGTCAGCCCAGCGCCTGGTGGGGAGGTCTTGCGCCGTTGTTGATCACCGAGATCGCATACCCTACCCATCGTGGTTTCCTGACGGCCCTTTATAATAGCGGATGGTACGTTGGTTCGACGCTGGCAGCTTGGGTGACATACGGTACGCGCAACTACGATAGCGACTGGGCCTGGCGAATTCCTTCTCTTCTACAGATTGCCGTCCCCATCTTGGTGCTGCCCGCAGCCATCATGATTCCCGAGTCGCCGCGTTATCTCATCGCAAAGGGCGACTCATCCAAGGCCCGCATTACACTGACCAAGTACCATGCCGGGGGTGATGAGCAGTCTCTGTTGGTTGACTTTGAGGTCACTGAGATCGAACGGGCCATCGAGGCTGAAAGGGCAGCCAACAACTCGACGTCCTGGATGGACCTGGTCTCGACACCCGGAAACCGCCACCGTACCTTTATTTCAGCCAGTCTAGGAATCTTCGCGCAGTGGAACGGAGTTGGCGTCGTCTCTTACTACCTCGCCATGGTTCTCAACACAGTTGGCATCACCTCCATCACCGATCAGACACTCATCAACGGTTGCCTGCAAATCTGGAACCTCATTCTAGCCGCCTTTGCTGCATCCATGGTTGACCGTCTAGGTCGCCGACCACTGTTCTTGATCAGTTCTGTGGGCATGCTCATTAGCTATATCCTGATCTCCGGGCTATCCGGCGGTTTCGCAACTACAGGTAGAGGCTCCGTTGGTCTCGCAGTCGTCCCTTTCTTGTATATCTACTATGGCTTCTACGATATTGCCTTGTGAGTGTTGCTTCGATCCTACCGACTTGTGTTGGGTTCTATGGCTAACGTGTTCTACAGTACGCCACTTATTATCTCCTACCCAGCCGAGATCTGGCCCTACCAGCTTCGTGCGCGCGGCATCGCTGTGACCCAGCTGTCGACCTATcttgccatcttcttcaacaccttCGTCAACCCAATTGCCCTCGACGCCATCGGCTGGAAGTATTACATCATCTTTGCAGTCATCCTAGTCGCTATCACCGTGACTATCTACTTCTTCTATCCGGAAACCAAGGGCCATTCTTTAGAAGAGATGGCTGTTATCTTCGACAAAGAAATGGCCGCCGTCACAGGACATGAGACGTCCAAGGCTGTTCTGGGCGCTGACCACAAGGAGACCGCGTGAAGCTTTGAGATACAACATTGAGTTGTGTCTCACAACAGCGAAGCCAAAAGGTTATCATCCCTCTAGTTTTACATCTTTCGAGAGGCTAGCTCATTCCGAACCTGGTCATCGTGTCATTGAATCACATTGTTTGACGCCTCTGCATCCGTCGTGAACAGTAGCACCATCTCGACTCCAGCCAACAGCAACTACAAGACGTTTGGCAGCTGAAGATCTGTTGAATATGTGCTGAAAGAGGAAGTGCCGCATATCAAGCCCTGGCTCCACTAGAGCAGCTGCCCGTAAGGTAGCTGTTACTGCGTAAAATAGGCAACACTTTCATTTGTGTACAAAGAGCTGCACGACTCAGTGCATCTTGTCGTTGGGTTCTCAGACCTCGGACAATTCTCATGGATTGACTGGTGCAATCATCAATGCATACACAATTTCACCTTAATATTTGACAAGATCCTTGGCGATCCTGGCAAGCGGAACTTGGCGCTACTGACCAAGCTGGATTTGTCGACTCCAGTCGGTGCCACCGCTGGAGATGTCAACAGATCATCACCTTCTGCAGCCAAGACGGGGATATATCGCGGGGCATCCTCCAAGTCCCCATCCATCACCCTTGTGAAGTCAGTCCATTGTGTTCAAAGTTAATATGTACGAGCCAGCAGAAGTTTAGCAATTTGCCGAGATATTACATTTAAGCTCTAATCTACCCGATCCTCGCCGTAATCCTCCTCCATAACCTAAACCTTTCCACCTTCACGACCAAAAccttcttccttcctcttAAGTCACCCCTATGACTCACTTAACAACTTTAATCCCCTCACCCCCCCCCCGGCAATATATCCTCTACAACCTATCCTCTAACTTCCTCGCTTTATCTATAGAGGTTTTCCGCTTATTATAGCTCTCTTAGCTGCTAGATTACCTCTAATAGGCTATTAacctagcttatatttacctttatagccttaataaaaaggggttttttaaggtttatatctctaagctttttaagttataatagcttattttaatatataaagcgcttaaggttttataatacccctaggcgccttaatattattaaaaaagcctttttaattaaagtaataaacttaatataaaaatctaaattaatatcttaattcttaataaatattattatattaatcttataatatatatataattatatattatataaaaggttttttatcccaagaaatattaaaagaaaaaaaaatataaatttttatattaaataataataatactattatatactttaataacttttattaacgtacttgataagcgagcgacgcagtcaagcgagcgacgcacttttccctcttacATCTAACTTTTCATTTGATCAATTGATTCCTAACCACAAAATATGTCACAGTCGaatattaaggctagaacccttcttgcccttcaagCTCTTCAAAATAATCCAAATCTAAGCATCCAAAAGGCTACAAAGACTTACCAGGTCTCTAAGCCAAGGCTACGTCGGCGACGAAATAGCATTCAAGCTCGACTTAATACTATCCCCAAATCACGCAAATTATCAGATCTAGAGGAAGATATCCTTATTCACTTTATTCTCGACctagattcgcgaggatttcccccACGGCTACGtggtataaaagaaatagctaatcaATTGCTTGCCGACCGCGACGCGCCACTAGTTGGCACGCATTGGGC encodes:
- a CDS encoding MFS domain-containing protein, with protein sequence MFGKSKGAHANRSAVGEDLARVLPDDGPWYKKKHLLLLNGYAISVGLLSAANGYDGSMMNGLMALPQWFEFMDHPAGAWLGFINAIQALSSTLAYPVIAYFANRWGRKKGLFVGYFFLCLGSLLQTFTPNPTGFIISRFFLGQPSAWWGGLAPLLITEIAYPTHRGFLTALYNSGWYVGSTLAAWVTYGTRNYDSDWAWRIPSLLQIAVPILVLPAAIMIPESPRYLIAKGDSSKARITLTKYHAGGDEQSLLVDFEVTEIERAIEAERAANNSTSWMDLVSTPGNRHRTFISASLGIFAQWNGVGVVSYYLAMVLNTVGITSITDQTLINGCLQIWNLILAAFAASMVDRLGRRPLFLISSVGMLISYILISGLSGGFATTGRGSVGLAVVPFLYIYYGFYDIAFTPLIISYPAEIWPYQLRARGIAVTQLSTYLAIFFNTFVNPIALDAIGWKYYIIFAVILVAITVTIYFFYPETKGHSLEEMAVIFDKEMAAVTGHETSKAVLGADHKETA